tatatagtttaataGTTAGGTAGGAAAAATATATAAAGTGACTTAGGCTCAACTGTTAGGGGTCGTTGGTTAGAAATAGTTATTTTGGATTAGTTATTCCGGGATGACTCGAGATAACTTATTCCACGATccatatgggataacttatcctattagtatggtgtaaatggtgggataaattaTCCCGGtattaactaatacctccaaccaaatatcgaataaaataatatttcatcACTATTGTTCCTGCTTTGATCTGACCTTTTTCACGCCACTTCAAGGCTTTAGGGTATCGCAATTTAATCCCctcaaattttaaaactaaaaaggtGCCTAGCAGTTGAATACTGAACTTGACTTATATGACCTTTAAATTGAGCTGGAAAGTTCATTAATTCgttcatatatattatattaagcTGGCTCAAGTGAATTTCACCAAATCCAATAATGTTCCTCATGCGGTTTTGTTGATTGAGCAAAAATACCAAACACACATttgagtatttttctaaaggGACATGACCAAAAGCTCAAATCTATCATGGAATGTAAAAGGCTATAATTCACTATTAAagcattttaattaaaattaattattctatGTGCACTGAAACACACACAGTATCAGATTATGCAAACTTGCAACATCCTGTACACCAAATTTGAACAATAATTAACTTGAATAGAGTAATAATTTGTAAtcatcaataatatatatattaaatgctTTCCACTAGGGAAAAGAACTCAAGAAGCTATATATGATATCATCACTTTTATACATTTTACTATATAATAACCCTAAGGAGATTAGGGTTAATATTGTTGAGGAAAATTTCTAACTATGTTAACCTTCAGATTTCTGGCTGTCACCAACTCCTCCAACTTCCATAGCTTCTCCATATAGTACAAATTAAATCATAACTAATAATATGTAACTAATGCAACAAAGCACCATAAGACTCATATATAGTTGCATATGTaacattacaacaacaacaacaactaaaccTCAATCAAGTTAGAATCAACTTCAGTACTAGCTATTAGTAATATGTTTCATTTAAGCCCGTACGTCTCAGTCCGagataattattgaaaaataatctaataataaATCCCCTTTTGAATATATAAGTACTATTGTTTCAAAGGATCATGACCAAGTCGAAGttccaaatccaaatcatctTCTTCACTATTCTTTTCCATAGTTTCTATTACATATGGAGCTCCAGTACCACCAAATAAATTCAGGCATTGAATATTGtgattatcatcatcatcacgaGAGCTGTCAATTGCATTGTGATTCAATAAAATCTGGCCATTTGTGGAGGTAGATGTAGATAATTCTGGAAAATGTGTTAGATAATTCGATTGTGCCTCTGCCACATTGTAACATCTAAGATTAGCACCTGCAGTGGCACATTTACAGTGTGTTAAGAAGGTAAGTAAGTACATTCAACTGAatcaatatattttcaaaaacataattaatacaCAAGTGAAAAAAATTCTCAACCATAATTCCAAATacaatatgcatgttcagtgggAAGAACTTAAAGGTTAAATCCACTTTGCCAAGGTATATATAGACAAGTAAAATTGTGTGTGCGCGTGAGAGAGAAACTCTGATATATATACTGTATAAATTGAGGCGGGCGAATGCAACTTACAAACAATAAGTTCAACTGAACCAATATTTTGGTAGTTGAAAATGACTGAAATCTCAATAAATAGTGGAGTACTTATTGATCCATGGACGTAACCTTCATTTCAAAGGAAGAATATGTCCAGTACTAGAACTTTTAAGGTTAAACTCAATCTgcctatgtatatatataggcATAAAAACTGTATACAAAGGATGAGCTATATATATAGATTAAAGGAAGATTGGGTGAACACCGTACCCTTCGATCAATTCATTGAAAAATTAGGTCAAAATTactttttatacatatatatatgcttCACCATGGGCTATTCGTTTGTGTGAGAGAGAAAAACCCTaatactgtatatatatatatgcttcaCCACGGACTGTTTAGAACATGAAATAATTAAATCCTGGATCCGACTCTGAGTACTCACCAGATGATATGTGGATGTCATTCTTATTAGTACTTGAGCTGATGAGCAAATTGTGAGTAGAAGTAGTAGGTTTGTTTCTGGTGGATTTGTCTTTCCTATGGATATTCATATGACCACCTAAAGCTTGAGCTGTGTTGAAACCTCTTTTGCAGAAAACACACTCATAGAATCTGCCACCACCTCCCATGTAGTAGTACTCTTGTCGATCTTGCTGGAGCTGGTCAACTTCTTTATTGATCGATGAGTTTAACGAGTAATCACCTTGATTAGAGGACTCCATTAATAGATCATCAATCTTGTTTGATGTCATATATGTATTGACTTTGGAATATTGAGAGAAGAAGAAATTATATGGAAGATGGGGAGGTATATGAGTCGGAAACAGCGGATTCTCTAACTCGCAAAGATAAGGGTAACTGGTAAGGTCTATTACATTTTACCTTCATCAAACTTCACTTGTAAAATTACACTGACTATGTTTAcgttgttgttgtttgtggttaTGGGGAGGTATATGAGAGATAATTTAAATCATTTTGAGAAGAAAATTAAGTCATCGTGTCATATATACTAGCTAATTATTTGTTATTCCACGCCGGACGTTTAGTaaactaaatataatatatatatatatatattcaagggGTTTAAGCTTCCAAACACTAATATTATTGTAAAggaaatgagattttaatttataTACATTGATCATGCATGTGAATCGTTTCAATTGTTTTTGCTATCGATGCATTTAAACTTGTTACAAGTTAGTAGctccagcttaccgaggacatgacttTAGATAGGAAATTGTGGAGgaggcggattagggtagaaggataGTATTAGTTTATGATGTTGTAGCAtttgttgtattacttggtgTATCTTGTatgtggtattattggatgtgTTGATTTCAATTGTATCTTATCCTTTTACTATTCCTTTTCTAGGTTACATTGTTTAATTTTGAGCCGGGGATCTATCGTAAACAACTTCTCTAGCTCacctctaaggtagtggtatgaactgcgtacacttaccctccctagaccccacttagTGAGAacatactgggtatgttgttgttatcgtTGTCGTGAATGTATAAAGATGAAAGTAATAAGAGTAATaacttgaaaaataataattcaagtaGCATGTTATAATACCAAGTTAAACTATACTGATagtgtaaaaaatttaaaaatagtataTGGTCTGATCAATCGTAATTTAAGTTATAGGGTAGAGACAGGAAGCTTCCTCCATGACTTTATGAGTATTCAATTTTGCagttttttgttgtttcttttttgtctCTTCATAAgcacttctttttctttctttctttctttttttttttttttaaaaaaaattaggttaaagataaacaaatacaaacacccctttgaattaatcaaataattttctCATGTATACTTGGTCCTGGCTGCTTTTATCTCCCAATATGATCTCAGATGCATCAAATCAAGACTGATGAGAGTGATATATCCCAAGGGTAAATAATTTTTGATGCTCACACTctttaaaaatgttattgggtgtatgtcggattctccaaaagtagcatattttagagaattattagagagtccgagcaacatagtaaATAATACTCCATCTGTTATATTTTCTTGTCATGGTTTAACTtcagtttctcttttttttttttttttttttcttttaaaaggaaatagaaatatttcaaaagtccAATGAATTGATCATGATATAAAAGTGCTTACatcaatcaaatttaaaatttcgaATCCACCTGTGTGCATATTCATATTAATTTGCTCATTTGATTAGACATCGTTTCTTCTCTTTTTCACCTGCTCGTGTATGGCATTATCTCTCTCTTGCAGGCCAGGATTGTTTATAAACAATAATATTATTCATAATTAGCAAGTGCTCACATATGACATATTTAGCCTAAACAAAACATGCTGTCTATTCTTAGCaaatgattatgaaaattatAATCATGTAGAGTTTCAAATCAAGGCTGCGTACTTCATAGTTAACTTGTACTAAAACTTTTTAGTTGGGGATTCGAAAAATTTATTCTGTATAAGACACTTTAAGAAGCAAGAATATATTATCCTATAAATTAAATTCTGTCGAAGCTCTTTGTTCTTATTCATCTAAATCTAAACACTTTGACTTGGTCTTATGTTATTATTGTGTCTGAAGTTTGTGGATTAACATTTTATCGTATGATGTGCTTTCCCTTGACAAAAAGAATTTGAAGTAGTTGAAAAGAATGAAAAGACAAAATGAACAAAGCTGCAGTTCTTCTGGTTTTCGAATGGCATTTGAGTTTTATGAATTAGTAGCAGTGCAGCCAATTCACATAATCAGGTTATTTAAACAGAAAGTGTTGGGTAATTGCAAATAACATATTATTATAACAGGTTAAATTACACTTACAGTGCAACATTTTTTATACTGACAATAAAGTAACTTAAATCGTTCTAAGGTATTGTTCAAGGTTTGATTCTTCGACAAAATTTACCATATGCAATGTTACGCTGATTGATTTTCATAAGCTAGAGATAAAGAGAGAGGATGACGGGTGAAGTAGGTTGATAGCCAgcgtaaaaataattaaattatggtGAATCCTCTAAACATATACAGaggatttaataaaattaatttcaactaGTTTTGGATACAGATGTAGTTGAGTGGTTGCTTATTGAACTTTTTGATTTGATTCTGCTGCAAATATGCTGAGTGTTACTGCCACTGTGAAAAATTGTAGCAAAACTTTTCTTAGTGTTCTTTCTCTAGTCTCCCCACAGTTTGCAACTTGTCAGCAATAAACCTGAAAAAGAATTTGGTGCACAAACAAGGATTTTTTATAAATCAAATCGAAAAATTTTAATCACAGTGATAGACAGTCAAACAGCAGTGTATCTACATGACCAACGTAAATTACTGAAAAGAAAAGGCCACGAGATTGAGCCGGAATTTTGGAGTGTCCACTAATATGAATTAAGATCAAGGTGAAGAGAGAGATTTCAGGATGTATACCATTTCCTAGAAGAAGATTGAAGGTACACTGATGCAAATTGGCAAGGTCGCCTTCAGATAGATGATATTGCATTCTAATCAGAGGTAATTTGGTGTCTTTGTAAGAGTGCAGTAGCAGAATTCAAAACTGCCCTTCATATTGTATTGAAAACAATGTTCCAAActaaacacaaaaacaaaaagtCACTTCTTTAAAGAGAAATATGCTCAAAATCAAATCAGCATGCGATTAAGAAGCAAGAAACacgaaaggaaagaaaataagtgaaGAGTGTGGAAGAATAACAAACTTTTAGATGAAGCTCTTACATGATTGGATTCAGCATGTTCAGATAGATGGCAAGGCTCTTGACATGTTGCCAGTGAGCACTCCAAATTCCTGGTCTGGATAATCTCGAAGCCTAAATCAGTCATG
The Capsicum annuum cultivar UCD-10X-F1 chromosome 6, UCD10Xv1.1, whole genome shotgun sequence DNA segment above includes these coding regions:
- the LOC107875294 gene encoding probable transcriptional regulator RABBIT EARS, which translates into the protein MTSNKIDDLLMESSNQGDYSLNSSINKEVDQLQQDRQEYYYMGGGGRFYECVFCKRGFNTAQALGGHMNIHRKDKSTRNKPTTSTHNLLISSSTNKNDIHISSGANLRCYNVAEAQSNYLTHFPELSTSTSTNGQILLNHNAIDSSRDDDDNHNIQCLNLFGGTGAPYVIETMEKNSEEDDLDLELRLGHDPLKQ